The proteins below are encoded in one region of Holophagaceae bacterium:
- a CDS encoding DUF692 domain-containing protein, with protein MNPFTGVGVGLRRPHLAQVAALESTPVPFWEIAPENVVGQGGSRYRQVMKILERDPVITHGLSMSIGGFDAWDRDVLDNLTGFLKATRSPWHSEHLCWTSFGGATTHELLPMPFTRDAAKHTVERAKRVQAELPVPFLFENVSYYACLGAPEMTEKQFLLEVLEGADCGWLLDINNVYVNSRNHGFDPKEWLEGMPLDRVQQMHIAGHTWFEEEQLIIDTHGAPVVDPVIELMQWVLPRIGRPVPVLLERDNEIPELEVLLAERASLQKAYDEALAPVVGVRHG; from the coding sequence ATGAATCCATTTACTGGGGTCGGCGTCGGTCTTCGGAGGCCCCATCTGGCCCAGGTGGCCGCCCTTGAATCCACCCCGGTTCCTTTTTGGGAAATCGCCCCGGAAAACGTCGTGGGCCAGGGCGGGAGCCGGTACCGCCAGGTCATGAAAATCCTGGAGCGCGATCCGGTCATCACCCACGGGCTTTCCATGTCCATCGGTGGCTTCGACGCCTGGGACCGGGATGTGCTGGATAACCTGACGGGATTCCTGAAGGCGACGCGCTCCCCCTGGCATTCCGAACACCTGTGTTGGACCAGCTTCGGCGGCGCCACCACCCATGAACTGCTGCCCATGCCCTTCACCCGGGATGCGGCGAAGCACACGGTGGAGCGGGCCAAGCGCGTCCAAGCGGAACTGCCGGTGCCCTTCCTGTTCGAGAACGTCAGCTATTACGCCTGCCTGGGCGCGCCGGAAATGACTGAAAAGCAATTCCTCCTGGAGGTGCTCGAAGGGGCGGATTGCGGCTGGCTGCTGGATATCAACAATGTCTACGTCAACAGCCGCAACCATGGCTTCGATCCGAAGGAATGGCTCGAGGGGATGCCCCTGGACCGCGTCCAGCAGATGCACATCGCCGGGCACACCTGGTTCGAGGAGGAGCAGCTCATCATCGACACCCACGGCGCGCCGGTGGTGGACCCCGTCATCGAGCTGATGCAATGGGTGCTTCCGCGCATCGGCCGGCCTGTGCCGGTGCTGCTGGAACGGGATAACGAGATTCCGGAGCTGGAGGTCCTGCTGGCGGAGCGGGCGTCCTTGCAGAAGGCCTATGACGAAGCCCTCGCGCCGGTGGTGGGGGTCCGTCATGGCTGA
- a CDS encoding APC family permease: protein MFNFRRVLLGRRLASEESHHTRISNPIALAVFSSDALSSVAYATQEIMASLSMALHHGAGAAVAVGVAGHAIFGLSIPVSLGIVGLLIILAISYRQTIKAYPGGGGAYIVAKENLGEMPALVAGSSLLVDYILTVAVSVSSGVAAITAALPHLAGHNVALTLLAITFIAIMNLRGIKESGALFAVPTYGFIFCMLTMLGIGIFRWVAGSQITPHEVQTAAQQGSGIAGLALVWVFMRAFSAGCTALTGVEAISNGVPAFREPAAENASRTMVWMVGLLLTMFLGITLLANHYGVVYQHNVDPTVVQETLLSKLAVQILGTGGQVNGMAKAFYYAVQGFTFAILVVAANTSYADFPRLAALMAKDGFVPRQFSSQGDRLVFSNGILILTIVAGILVWGFHANTDVLLPLYAAGVFIGFTLSQAGMVRHWMKVRGRHWQGKALVNGLGTIATGIVLADILITKYRGAGIVVILVAGMVVLFYNIHRHYIRVRSKLASSRTDMIYPHKHRVLVLVSGIHHGVIHALSYARSIADYSEIEAVTVDFPDAQGRDSQALEKLKSDWPSYCEGVPLRSIRSPYRKIVEPILDEIDRMRRAEPEYIFTVIIPEFVTGTWWENLLHNQTALRIKTSLLSRSKVIVISVPYHLDPVLD from the coding sequence ATGTTCAATTTCCGCCGCGTACTCCTTGGCCGACGACTTGCCAGCGAGGAATCCCACCACACCAGGATCAGCAACCCCATCGCCCTCGCGGTGTTCAGCTCGGACGCCTTGTCGTCGGTGGCCTATGCCACCCAGGAGATCATGGCTTCCCTGTCCATGGCCCTTCATCACGGCGCCGGCGCCGCCGTAGCGGTGGGAGTGGCCGGGCACGCGATCTTCGGCTTGTCCATCCCGGTTTCTTTGGGGATTGTGGGCCTGCTCATCATCCTTGCGATCAGCTACCGCCAGACCATCAAGGCGTATCCCGGCGGGGGGGGAGCCTACATCGTCGCCAAGGAAAACCTGGGTGAGATGCCGGCGCTCGTCGCGGGTTCATCGCTTTTGGTGGACTACATCCTCACCGTGGCGGTGTCCGTCTCCTCGGGCGTCGCCGCCATCACGGCCGCCCTGCCGCATCTTGCCGGCCATAACGTCGCGCTGACCCTCCTTGCGATCACCTTCATCGCCATCATGAATTTGAGGGGCATCAAGGAGAGCGGCGCGCTCTTCGCGGTTCCAACCTACGGGTTCATTTTCTGCATGTTGACGATGCTCGGCATCGGCATCTTCCGCTGGGTCGCTGGGTCCCAGATCACGCCCCACGAGGTTCAAACCGCAGCGCAGCAGGGATCGGGCATCGCCGGATTGGCCCTGGTATGGGTCTTCATGCGCGCCTTTTCAGCCGGTTGCACCGCGCTCACGGGGGTGGAGGCCATTTCCAATGGCGTTCCCGCTTTCCGGGAGCCCGCCGCGGAAAACGCATCCCGCACCATGGTCTGGATGGTGGGGCTTCTGCTCACGATGTTCCTCGGGATCACCTTGCTTGCGAACCATTACGGCGTGGTCTACCAGCACAATGTCGACCCGACCGTGGTCCAGGAGACCCTGCTCTCCAAATTGGCCGTCCAGATCCTGGGCACCGGCGGCCAGGTGAACGGCATGGCCAAGGCCTTCTATTACGCGGTGCAAGGTTTCACCTTCGCAATCTTGGTCGTGGCCGCCAATACCTCCTACGCGGATTTCCCGCGCTTGGCCGCCCTGATGGCCAAGGATGGCTTCGTCCCCCGCCAGTTCTCAAGCCAGGGCGACCGCCTCGTCTTCTCCAACGGCATTCTGATCCTCACGATCGTGGCGGGAATCCTCGTCTGGGGCTTCCACGCCAACACCGACGTCCTGTTGCCCCTTTATGCCGCTGGGGTGTTCATCGGCTTCACCCTCAGCCAGGCGGGGATGGTGCGCCATTGGATGAAGGTGAGAGGACGGCATTGGCAGGGGAAAGCCCTGGTCAACGGCCTGGGCACCATCGCGACGGGCATCGTCCTGGCGGACATCCTGATCACCAAGTACCGGGGCGCGGGCATCGTTGTGATCCTGGTCGCGGGCATGGTGGTGCTCTTCTACAACATCCACCGCCACTACATCCGGGTGCGCAGCAAGCTGGCTTCCAGCCGGACCGACATGATCTACCCCCACAAGCACCGCGTCCTGGTGCTGGTGTCCGGAATCCACCATGGCGTGATCCACGCCCTGTCCTACGCCCGCTCCATCGCGGACTACAGCGAGATCGAAGCCGTCACGGTGGATTTCCCGGACGCGCAGGGGCGGGACAGCCAGGCGCTCGAAAAGCTCAAATCCGATTGGCCGAGCTATTGCGAAGGGGTTCCCTTGAGGTCCATCCGAAGCCCCTACCGCAAGATCGTGGAGCCCATCCTGGATGAGATCGACCGCATGCGCCGGGCGGAGCCGGAGTACATCTTCACGGTGATCATCCCTGAATTCGTGACGGGCACCTGGTGGGAAAACCTGCTGCACAACCAGACGGCCCTGCGGATCAAGACTTCCCTGCTGAGCAGATCCAAAGTCATCGTCATCTCGGTGCCCTACCACCTCGATCCGGTCCTGGACTGA
- a CDS encoding tetratricopeptide repeat protein, translating into MSDTQDPFASHLQRAQDLFQAGEVIAAGQIWQAVLRKNPTHAGARACLVHVKHWLDERQKAGDPVVLAVQNQGPVDLDDIASSGGAPRGATPPPPAPAPAPPPAPPPQPAPPVLSAPQPPPESVAPATVAPAEDIDIDLLIRQGCTLFDMDQVEDALARWEEILRVEPNHRLALEYVASARQELARRAAEPAHAPVVAEPTPAPMQELASEDTGEGILEGRLFSLLQEGLELYDKGNTDGAMARWREMLALDPDNEDARAYLSMAQKDTSAISHPDVGRATGSFSIKAPGKPLDADALEQKCRQGERLMRLGRLEQAEFAFEIVLSQEPQHERALRGLEQVKTLIAEKPPESEPEAGASRDSGVVMPPAAVTAPGKPARSGLALPRALTDLTRDYPWMTSKGVLGGVAGLVLVLVAAGFVLRQRRMDAKLASDRAAFASAALAQVSRGNEAPDLSEKPASIKTEAELVIGDDPVRAYHRAKEFLRLNPSDLSAAQLVDRARLALSEGTPRAATLADYQKHLTQGDLESAEADIDALLRLKPDDGDLMQRASRLYLILAQIQASRERWSEAKDALRKGRALNPTDPAWQGRLKLLEKIPAQPKDERPGWIAFLG; encoded by the coding sequence GCAAGCGGTCCTCCGCAAGAACCCCACCCATGCGGGTGCGCGGGCGTGCCTGGTCCACGTCAAGCACTGGCTGGATGAACGCCAGAAAGCTGGGGATCCGGTCGTCCTGGCGGTCCAGAACCAGGGGCCCGTGGATCTGGACGATATCGCCTCCTCGGGGGGAGCCCCGAGAGGGGCCACGCCCCCCCCACCGGCACCCGCTCCGGCCCCACCCCCTGCGCCGCCCCCACAACCCGCGCCGCCCGTTCTCAGCGCTCCTCAGCCGCCCCCGGAATCAGTGGCTCCGGCGACCGTGGCGCCCGCCGAAGACATCGATATCGATTTGCTGATCCGCCAGGGTTGCACGCTGTTCGATATGGACCAGGTCGAAGATGCCCTCGCCAGGTGGGAAGAGATTCTCAGGGTCGAACCGAATCATCGCCTGGCCCTGGAATATGTGGCCAGCGCGAGGCAGGAATTGGCACGGCGCGCCGCCGAGCCCGCCCACGCGCCTGTGGTGGCTGAGCCCACCCCGGCCCCCATGCAGGAACTCGCTTCCGAGGACACCGGGGAAGGCATTTTGGAAGGCCGTCTCTTTTCCCTGCTCCAGGAGGGCCTGGAGCTCTATGACAAAGGGAATACGGACGGAGCCATGGCGCGCTGGCGCGAAATGCTGGCCCTCGATCCCGACAACGAAGACGCCCGGGCCTATCTCTCCATGGCCCAGAAGGACACCAGCGCCATCTCCCATCCGGATGTGGGCCGTGCCACCGGCAGCTTCTCGATCAAAGCCCCGGGGAAACCCTTGGATGCCGACGCCCTGGAACAGAAATGCCGGCAGGGCGAGCGGCTGATGCGTCTCGGCAGGCTGGAGCAGGCGGAATTCGCATTTGAAATCGTGCTGTCCCAGGAACCCCAGCATGAACGGGCTTTACGCGGCCTGGAACAGGTGAAAACCCTGATCGCCGAGAAGCCTCCGGAATCCGAACCCGAAGCAGGTGCCAGCAGGGATAGTGGGGTCGTCATGCCCCCGGCGGCGGTGACAGCACCGGGCAAACCCGCCCGCAGCGGACTGGCGCTGCCCAGGGCCCTCACGGACCTGACCCGGGATTATCCCTGGATGACGTCCAAGGGCGTTTTGGGTGGCGTGGCCGGTCTGGTGCTTGTGCTCGTTGCAGCCGGATTTGTGCTTCGCCAGCGCCGGATGGATGCCAAACTCGCCTCGGACCGCGCCGCTTTCGCCAGCGCGGCCTTGGCCCAGGTTTCCAGGGGCAACGAGGCTCCAGACCTCTCGGAGAAGCCGGCGAGCATCAAGACCGAGGCTGAGCTGGTCATCGGGGACGACCCCGTGAGGGCCTACCACCGCGCCAAGGAATTCCTACGCCTCAACCCCAGCGATCTCTCCGCGGCCCAGCTTGTGGACCGGGCGCGCCTGGCCCTGAGCGAGGGCACCCCGAGGGCGGCGACCCTTGCGGACTACCAGAAGCACCTCACCCAGGGGGATCTGGAATCAGCCGAGGCCGATATCGATGCGCTGCTAAGGCTGAAGCCCGATGATGGCGATCTGATGCAGAGGGCTTCGCGGCTCTACCTGATCCTGGCCCAGATCCAGGCTTCCAGGGAACGATGGAGCGAGGCCAAGGATGCGCTGCGCAAAGGCCGGGCCCTGAACCCGACCGATCCCGCTTGGCAGGGCCGCCTCAAGCTTCTCGAAAAAATCCCCGCCCAGCCCAAGGATGAGCGCCCGGGCTGGATCGCCTTCCTGGGCTGA